One genomic region from Frateuria soli encodes:
- a CDS encoding DUF3341 domain-containing protein: MSALHEQGWLARFEDAGTLLMAVRELRGRGYTQLEAYTPYPVEGLAPALGPMRNRIPLLVLLGGLAGGFGTLFLEWYASVIDYPVNVGGRPNASWPAFIPAALEMTILFAAVFGIAGMFFANGLPRLNHPLFDVPGFDAASRDGFFLWLRADDPCFDAALARDDLARLAPVAIDRVGP; the protein is encoded by the coding sequence ATGAGCGCGTTGCACGAACAGGGCTGGCTGGCCCGTTTCGAGGATGCCGGCACGCTGCTGATGGCGGTACGCGAGCTGCGCGGCCGCGGCTATACGCAACTGGAAGCCTATACGCCGTATCCGGTCGAGGGCCTGGCCCCGGCGCTGGGGCCGATGCGCAACCGCATCCCGTTGCTGGTGCTGCTCGGCGGGCTGGCCGGCGGGTTCGGCACGCTGTTCCTGGAGTGGTACGCGTCGGTGATCGACTATCCGGTCAATGTCGGCGGACGACCGAACGCAAGCTGGCCTGCCTTCATTCCCGCCGCGCTGGAGATGACCATCCTGTTCGCCGCGGTGTTCGGCATCGCCGGCATGTTCTTCGCCAACGGTCTGCCGCGGCTCAACCATCCGCTGTTCGACGTGCCGGGCTTCGACGCGGCCAGCCGCGATGGCTTCTTCCTGTGGCTGCGCGCGGACGATCCGTGCTTCGATGCGGCGCTGGCCCGCGACGACCTCGCGCGGCTGGCACCGGTGGCGATCGACCGGGTGGGCCCATGA
- a CDS encoding c-type cytochrome — MLAALLSVTGCEQAMHDMYSQPKYKPLEPSPLFADGNSARTPPPGSVPMAQGAAADTASGRRGHMTLPPDPGPALPLDAQGRSLARADVGERRYANPLPVTLGLLRRGQERFDIYCAPCHGLSGNGAGMIARRGFPAPPSYHTDRLRNAPDSHFYQVISDGYGVMYPYADRISPHDRWAIVAYIRALQLSQHAPRDRLTPRDLARLPAEARR, encoded by the coding sequence GTGCTCGCCGCGTTGCTCTCGGTCACCGGCTGCGAACAGGCCATGCACGACATGTATTCCCAGCCCAAGTACAAGCCGCTGGAGCCCAGCCCGCTGTTCGCCGACGGCAACAGCGCGCGCACGCCGCCACCGGGCAGCGTGCCGATGGCGCAGGGCGCCGCGGCCGACACGGCCAGCGGTCGCCGCGGGCACATGACGCTGCCGCCCGACCCGGGCCCGGCACTGCCGCTGGATGCCCAGGGCCGCAGCCTCGCGCGGGCCGACGTGGGCGAGCGCCGCTACGCCAATCCGTTGCCGGTCACACTCGGCTTGCTCCGGCGCGGACAGGAGCGCTTCGACATCTACTGCGCGCCGTGCCACGGACTGAGCGGCAACGGCGCCGGGATGATCGCCCGGCGCGGCTTCCCGGCGCCGCCGAGCTACCACACGGACCGCCTGCGCAACGCGCCGGACAGCCACTTCTACCAGGTGATCAGCGACGGCTACGGGGTGATGTACCCGTATGCCGACCGCATCAGTCCGCACGACCGCTGGGCGATCGTCGCCTACATCCGCGCGCTGCAGCTCTCCCAGCACGCGCCACGCGACCGGCTGACGCCCCGGGACCTGGCACGCCTGCCGGCGGAGGCGCGCCGATGA
- a CDS encoding SCO family protein, whose product MRAARRRCAPWHPHCPVVPGGRARGALLRVAWLFILWMPAVWATRAPPPPPDLAQRAGFDQRLGARVPLDARFLDADGKPTDLRALAHGKPLLLALGYYRCPNLCDVVLNGMAHSLDGLDLQPGRDFEVVFVSIDPSETPADARHTQAMLARSHPQADVPRWHFLSGDPAAIGALARAVGFRYFYDERLHQYAHAAGLVAITPGGKVAQYFFGVSWPPTSLRLALVDASHGGLGSMIDRLVLLCCGYDPTTGRYSLAIGRTMQVLGVAFVLALAGWLAWLKARARA is encoded by the coding sequence ATGAGGGCGGCCCGCCGCCGCTGCGCGCCCTGGCACCCGCACTGCCCGGTCGTGCCTGGCGGTCGCGCACGCGGTGCGCTCCTGCGGGTGGCGTGGTTGTTCATCCTGTGGATGCCGGCGGTGTGGGCCACGCGGGCACCGCCACCGCCGCCGGACCTCGCCCAGCGGGCCGGTTTCGACCAGCGCCTGGGCGCCCGCGTCCCGCTCGATGCGCGTTTCCTCGACGCCGATGGCAAGCCCACCGACCTGCGCGCGCTGGCCCACGGCAAGCCGCTGCTGCTTGCGCTGGGCTACTACCGCTGCCCCAACCTCTGCGACGTGGTGCTCAACGGGATGGCGCATTCACTGGATGGGCTCGACCTCCAGCCCGGCCGCGACTTCGAGGTGGTCTTCGTCAGCATCGACCCGTCCGAAACGCCGGCGGATGCACGCCACACGCAGGCCATGCTGGCGCGCAGCCACCCGCAGGCCGACGTGCCGCGCTGGCATTTCCTCAGCGGCGACCCGGCCGCGATCGGCGCCCTGGCCAGAGCCGTGGGCTTTCGCTACTTCTACGACGAAAGGCTGCATCAGTACGCGCACGCCGCCGGCCTGGTGGCAATCACGCCGGGCGGCAAGGTCGCGCAATATTTCTTCGGCGTGTCCTGGCCGCCGACATCGCTGCGGCTGGCGCTGGTGGACGCCTCGCACGGCGGGCTCGGCAGCATGATCGACCGGCTGGTGCTGCTGTGCTGCGGCTACGACCCCACCACCGGCCGCTACAGCCTGGCGATCGGGCGCACCATGCAGGTACTTGGGGTGGCGTTCGTGCTGGCGCTGGCCGGCTGGCTGGCCTGGCTCAAGGCGAGGGCGCGCGCATGA
- the coxB gene encoding cytochrome c oxidase subunit II yields MMLPQASSLAPNVDHLFDTLLALCALVVIGVFTVMIVFCVKYRRGTDAIRTPAHRHMGVELTWTLVPFFLFMGIFGWSVHLWIKLRTPPKDAQPVYVVAKQWMWKVQHPGGQREIDQLHVPVGQPIRLVMTSQDVIHSFYVPAFRVKQDVLPDRYTQLWFTATRAGTYDLFCAEFCGTDHSRMRGRVVAMAPAAYARWLHAHQGTGLAAQGADLFRQLGCSGCHDPRSGVHAPHLYDLYGRTVPLADGSQVLADERYLHDSILLPKKQVAAGYAPIMPSFEGRIGEEDVLALVAYLKTRTHAAEDTDEHR; encoded by the coding sequence ATGATGCTGCCGCAAGCCTCCTCGCTCGCACCGAACGTCGACCACCTGTTCGACACGCTGCTGGCGCTGTGCGCGCTGGTGGTCATCGGCGTGTTCACGGTGATGATCGTGTTCTGCGTGAAGTACCGCAGGGGCACGGACGCCATACGCACGCCGGCGCACCGGCACATGGGCGTGGAACTGACCTGGACGCTCGTTCCCTTCTTCCTGTTCATGGGCATCTTCGGCTGGAGCGTGCACCTGTGGATCAAGCTGCGCACGCCGCCGAAGGACGCCCAGCCGGTCTACGTGGTCGCCAAGCAGTGGATGTGGAAGGTGCAGCACCCGGGCGGCCAGCGCGAGATCGACCAGCTGCACGTGCCGGTGGGCCAGCCGATCCGGCTGGTGATGACCTCGCAGGACGTGATCCACAGCTTCTACGTGCCGGCCTTCCGCGTGAAGCAGGACGTGCTGCCGGACCGCTACACGCAGCTGTGGTTCACCGCTACCCGGGCGGGCACCTACGACCTTTTCTGCGCCGAGTTCTGCGGCACCGACCATTCGCGCATGCGCGGGCGGGTGGTGGCGATGGCCCCGGCCGCCTACGCGCGCTGGCTGCACGCGCACCAGGGCACCGGCCTCGCCGCACAGGGCGCGGACCTGTTTCGCCAGCTCGGCTGCAGCGGCTGCCACGACCCGCGCTCGGGCGTGCATGCGCCGCACCTCTACGACCTCTACGGTCGCACCGTCCCGCTGGCCGACGGCTCGCAGGTGCTGGCCGACGAGCGCTACCTGCACGACTCGATCCTGCTGCCGAAGAAGCAGGTGGCCGCCGGCTACGCGCCGATCATGCCCAGCTTCGAAGGCCGCATCGGTGAAGAGGACGTACTGGCCCTGGTGGCCTACCTGAAGACCCGCACCCACGCGGCGGAGGACACCGATGAGCACCGCTGA